Below is a window of Dietzia timorensis DNA.
ATGGCCCCTGGTGGTCGGGCACGAGCACCGAGGTTCCCGAGCGCAGAGCGTCGGCGACCACCGGCGGGAACGCATCGATTATCCGCCGAATGGGGGACACCCCGGCGGCGATGTCGCCGTTGGCGTAGGCGAAGCCGGGCGTGCACTTGCGGCCGAGCGAGTCGATCGCCGCGTTATACACAAGTAGAGGTTCGCCATCGATGCCGTGGCCGCTAGCGCCCTCGGTGCCCGGCGCCTCGAGGAGCGTCGCCGTGCCGAAGGTAGGAGAGCCGTCGGCGGACGTCGTGCGGAACTGGAACTGTGTCGCACGGGATATCGGCGCGCCTGCGATGGGGGCGGCCATGGCGGTAACGTCCCGGCGGGCCAGCTCCTCGCCCGGCGTCGCCGCGGCGAGGCCGTCGGCGTCCACGGCCGGCGCGTCGAAGAAGGCGTCCCCGCTCGGCGAAGGGAGGACTGCCTCTAGTCGTTGGTCCGTGGTTGGCGCCGGCGGTAGCGGCAGCGCGGACTGCGCCGCGGCGAGCGGAGTCGTAGCGAGCGGGGCGGCACCGAGCGCCATCGCGGACACCACCAGTACCGAGAACAGGGACCGCGCCTTCGACATGGAAACCTCCAACACGCTGCCGGCGAAATCGACTAGCCGGCAGCGGTCGACGAGGCCGTCGCGGCGAAGTCGTACGCGGGGAGATTGCGGAAACCCCGCGTAAAAGGAGACTCTATGCGCCTCGCCCCTCCGACGTCAGCGGAAATGGCAGGAAAGGCGGCATACAACTCTTCCAGCGCTACGCGCGCCTGCAGCTTGGCGAAATGCGAACCGATGCAAAAATGCGGCCCTTGCGAAAATGCGAGGTGACTGGTGAATTCGCGGTGGATGTTCAGTTCGGCGGCGTCGGGGCCGAATTCGCGCTCGTCTCGGTTGCCCGAGCCGTAATACATCATCACCTTCGACCCCTCGGGAATCCTGACGCCGGAGATGCTCAGCTCGCGGGTCGTCGTGCGCGCGAGTGCCTGCACCGAGGATTCGCGGCGGAGGCATTCCATCAGCGCGCCGGTAATGAGCCCGGGGTTCGCCGCGACCTCGGCGCGCTGCTCCGGGTGCTCGGTGAGCTGGGCGATCGTGTGCGAGATGAGGTTGCCCGTGGTGTCGTTTCCGCCGGCGACGATGACGAAGCAGAACCCCAGTACGTCCCAGTCGCTCAGTTGCTCACCGTCATACTCCGCGCGAAGGAGGCCGGTGATGAGATCGTCTGGCACCTCACGCCCGGCATCGATATCCTCGCGGCGCGAGGCGATGAGCTCGCCAAAGTACTCGAACATCTCCGCCACAGCAGACACCGCCGATGTGCCGAGCCCGCCGAAGGCGAAACCGTTGTCCTGGATCGTCGTGAGCGCCGACACCCATGGGTCGAGGCGAGGGCGATCGGCGGCGGGGATGCCGAGCAGGAACCCGAGGACGAAGGTGGGAATCGTGGCCGAGTAGAGCGAGTGGATATCCACGGTCTCGCCCGACCGGGCGCGTTCGGCGAGCTCGGCGAGCCGCTCGCGGGCGAAGGAGCGGATCGTGTCCTCGGTCTGCGCGACCCGGCGCGGAGAGAACCCCGAGGCCACGAGCCTACGTTTGAGTGAATGCTCCGGCGGGTCCATCATCACCAGCGTCGGTGCCAGGCCGAGCGCGGCGATCTCATCGGCGTAGAACGTGAGCCCGTGTGCGGAGGAGAACGACTCCGGCTCGCGGACCGCGGCGACGATGTCCGCGTAGCGGCTCAGCGCCCAGAATTCGGGGCGGTCGTGATCGGGGTCCGCGGGGTGGAAATGCACCGGGTCGGAATCACGCAGTACCGAATACGCGGGATAGGGATCGCGCAGGAACGCTGGATCGAACGGGTCGAACGTCTTGGTCGAGGGCGCCATGAGTAGATCTAACAACACGTGTTAAATGTTGCGCAAGCGACGTTCCGATCGAAGAGCCGCAGTAGCAGACTAGCTCGCCTGTCCGACCATCTGTTGCCAGCTCTGGTAGCGGCTCTGGAGTTTGAGCCACAGGTGCGGACTCGAACCCATGGCTTCGCCGATCCGGACGGAATCGTCTTCGGATAAGGGGCGGCGGTCGTGGAGGAGTTCGGAGGTGTGGGCAGGGGAGACGCCGAGCTTCGAGGCGAATTCGTCGACCGTCCAGCCACGGGCCGCGAGCTCCGCCTGTAGGAGTCCGCCCGGAGAGACGGCGCTGGTGATGGTCATGATTCGCCTTTCGTGTCAACGTGCGTTCGAGCCGTGAACTTCTGAGTCTTTTATTGAGAGGGCGTTAGCAGATATTTTGTTCCCTCACAGGGTCATTGCCTGTAGTTGCCGAAACGTTACATTCCGAGTCAGCGTCTCATCGTGAACAACACGACGATGGACCCGATGACGATGAATGGGGCCGCGGCGAGCAACATCCCCGCCGCGGATTGGCCGATCACCACGGTTACGACGGCGAGCGCGAAGATGAGCAGACCGAGGAGAAAGTACATCACCGATCCTCGGCGGCGCTGCGGCGATTGGACCATAGAGGCAGGCGCGACCGGTGCGAACGTCGGGATCGACATCTGTCCGGTGGCGATCGGGCCGCGGAAGTCGGGGCCGCCGGCCCCGGCGTGGGCCGGGATCCCAGGGGGAACGATGGGGTCTTGTTCGACCTCGTATATCTGGTGCGCCGGCGCGCCGAAGTCGGGTCCGCCGAAGGACGGTTGCTGGTTCGTGCGGCGATCGTCGTTCATGATTACTGGACCTCCATTGCGGCGGCGAGCAGATTGGCGGTGACGGTGATGGTCGGGGCCTCGCCCTCGGCGGGTGGCTCGGTGGCCGGGTAGGTGCGGGTCTCGCAGTCGGACATGGCCGCGGCCTCGCAGTCGATGTGCAGAGTGTGGTTCGCCGGCCGTTCGAAGACGATGGTCGAGCCGATCGCGTTGACTTCCGTGCTGGCGCTTTCATCGGCAACATCCGACAGGTCGAGGATGACGCTGGACCCGAGCGCGTTGATCCCCTCGTCCAGCAGGGCATCGGTGGCCGCGACGTTCTCGGTCGTGCCGATGAAGGAATCCTCGGCCTCCGGGTTGAAGTTCGTCGGCCCGATGTATTGGCCGTTGAACGAGGTCACGGCCATGGCCGCGCCGAGCAGCATCGCGATCGGTAGCAGGCCGAGCCCGCGTTTGCGGAACGCCCCGATCATCATCCCCAGCGCGACGATGGCGAGCGCGATGGCGAGCGACTGCGTCACCGAGGGGAACCCGAGGAACCTGCCGAGAACGAACGCGCCGAGCCCCGCGAATCCGGCGAAGGTGATGAAAAGCCAGGTCAATCCCGGGCCGCAGGATCTTTCCTTGTCGCCGCCGGCGCCATCGCCGTTCTCCGGGGCCGGTGGATCGGGGAGGTCCCAGGCGAAGCGGGCCGCTCCAAGCGGATCCCATGACGGCGGAGTGCCTTCGCCGTCATACGCGGAGAAGCCTTCGTCTGCCTCCGTGGTGGCGCCGCTGCGACCGTAATCGGCGGGGCGTCCGGGGCGTCCCTGGCGCTCCCACTGGGTCATCTGCGGCTTGGTCATCATGTACGCCGGCGAGGCCGGGTGGAGGCCATCGCGCGGAACCCTCGTGTACGCCCACAGCATGTACTCGGGCGGCTGGGGCCGGTGTCGGTAGAGGCCATATAGGCCGGCGAACATCACGAAGATGATGACCCAGGCGAGCACGTCGACATCGGAACCGCCGATCGCCCACGGGCCGACGAGGATCGCCGCGATCGTGAGAATGATGGGAAGGAACAGGGACTTCCCCTCGTCCTTGCGGTGGAACATGGTCTCGTGGACCCGCAGCGCGTCGTCCTGATACTTGAACAGCAGCGCGCACAACAGGTACACGGCGACGCCGGCGCCACCCATGAGGGCCGCGACGACGAAGACGACTCGGACGAGCACGGGGTCGACGTCGAAGCGGTGGCCGACGGCGGTGGCGACCCCGGCGAGCTTCTTGTCCCCTGCGGGGCGAACCGGGCGCGTCGCCCACAGTTCCTTGAGCTGGGCGCCGAAATCCCGTGCCATGCCGGGAGTCGGTTCCTGGGTGCGTGTGTCGTTCATGTCTTCTATCGTGGTCGCCCGGACTCCGGCGCGCTATTGGGGAAGACCCTGAACTTTTACCCCGGGGCCCGGAGGGGGAACCCACCCAGCGGGGCACGGGGCCGGCGGATTCCAGGGTTGTCCCCGATGCTTCTGCGGGACGAAGTTTGCTTGGATGGAGACATGTCATCTGTGTCCCGCGCGCCCGAACCCCGCGACCGCGTCGACGCCCAGCCGCAGCAGCCGGCTCCGGCGCCGGACAATGCGGTGGCACGGCGCGGATACCCGGGGCCGCACAAGCTCTACCGCAATCCGCGCCGCGGGATCCTCGGTGGCGTCACCGCCGGGATCGCCGAGTATCTCCGTCTGTCGCCCACACAGGTGCGCGTGGCGTTCGTCGTGCTGGCGATGCTCGGCTTCTTCGGTGGGCTTCTGTACGCGGGCCTGTGGATGTTCCTGCCCTCGCGCCCGCTCCCGCCGCAGCTTTCGAAGGAGGAGCTCGATTCCGAGCGTCGCACCGGGCACTGGTTGATTTTCGCGGGTATCGTCGCCTCGCTGTTCGCAGGGTCGATGCTGGTGTCCGCGCTGTTCATGGTCGCGATACCGCTGGTCGTGGTCGCGGCCGGTGCGGCCGTGGTGTGGCAGGCGCTCGACTCCGCCGGGGATGCGGCCGATGAGTCGGAGTCCGGCTCTACTTCCGTCTTGTCGGGGCTGCTGTCGGACCGCTTCGCGCTGTTCCGTCTCGGCGGTGGCGGCGCGCTGGTGTTCCTCGGCCTCGCGGTGATTCTGCTGCGCGAGGTCTCGATTGCCGAGATGGGCTCGGCGGTTCTCGCCGTGGTAGTCACGCTCGGTGGAATCGCGCTGCTCACGGTGCCGCTGTGGATGCGGATGATCCGCACGGTCGAGACCGAGCGCGCCGAGAAAGCCCGCGAACGCGAGCGTGCGAACATGGCCTCCCACCTGCACGATTCCGTGCTGCAGACGCTCGCGCTGATCCAGAAACGTGCAGACGATCCCGCCCAGGTGACCAGGCTCGCCCGGCGTCAGGAGCGGGAGTTGCGGCAGTGGCTGTTCGAGGCCGGTGAGAAGAGCCGAAACGATCCGTCGTCGGTGGCGGCCGGCGTCGAGCGGATCTGCGAGGAGATCGAGGACAACTACGAGATCGCGGTGTCGCAGGTGGTTGTCGGTGGCGATGCGCCGCTCGCCGACAAGGAGAACGCGGCCCTCGCCGCGGCCCGGGAAGCGCTGGTCAACGTGGCCAAACACGCCCAGGTCGACCGCGCCGATGTGTTCTGCGAAGTCGACTCCGATGACGGCGGAGTGCTGGAGATCTTCGTACGGGACCGTGGCATCGGCTTCGATCCGGACGCGGTGCCCGGCGATCGCAAGGGTCTGGCGATGTCCATTCGTCAGCGCGTCGAAAGTCGCGGGGGCTCGGTGCGCGTACGCAGTACTATGGCAACCGGTACCGAGATCGCCATCCGCATGCCGTGCACGAAGTCGGAGGAGAAGGTCGGCTAGAACAGCCCGCCTGCGCGCTCCTTCCCGCTGGTACGGCGCGCCCACCCCTTCGAGGAGTAACCGTTGTCCGCGCCAGACGCCGCCGGTGAATGCACTGTTTTCCTAGTCGACGACCACGCGGTGTTCCGTGCCGGAGTCACCGCCGAACTTGCCGATGAGGCCGGCCTGCGCGTTGCGGGCGGGGCGGGAACTGTGGCCGAGGCGGTCGAGGCGATTACCCGGACGCGGCCCGACGTCGTCCTTCTCGACGTGCACATGCCCGATGGCGGCGGGCCCGCGGTGCTCCGCCAGGTCGTCGAGAAGCTGGGTGATTCCTCGCCGAAGTTCCTCGCGCTGTCGGTCTCCGACGCTGCCGAGGACGTGATCTCGGTGATCCGCGGGGGAGCGCGCGGCTATGTGACCAAGACCATTTCCGGTCCCGAGCTCGCCGAGGCCGTTCTTCGCGTCGCAGACGGGGACGCGGTGTTCTCCCCGCGTCTGGCCGGTTTCGTGCTCGACGCATTCGCCGGGCAGCCGCCCGCCCCGTCGCCCGACGCCGCCGAGCCCGCGGCCCGGCCCGGCGCGGTGGAGCCGGCGCAGATCGACCCCGAGGTCGAGTCGCTCACCCCGCGCGAGAAAGAGGTCCTGCGCCTGCTTGCCCGTGGCTACACGTACAAGGAAATCGCCGAGGAGTTGTTCATCTCGGTGAAGACCGTCGAGACCCATGCCTCCAACGTGCTGCGCAAGACCCAGCAGTCCAACCGCCACGCGCTGTCGCGGTGGGCGGCCTCGCGGCGGCTGGACTAGCGGCGCCTCCTAGTCCACGGGGGAGACGCGGATGAGGTGCCCGTCCGGGTCGGCGACGACGAACGTCCGCCCGAACACCGCGTCGTGGGGTTCGCTCACCACCTGTAGGCCCTTCGCGCGCCACTGCTCGAAGCGCGCATCGATCTCGGCGGCTCCGCCGGGCAGTGTGAGCCCGATCTCGTGCCTCGGCGCGTCGCCTGCATCCGCGGCGCGAGCGTCGGCATCTGCATCCTCGCCGCTCCACACGGCGAATGAGACCCCGCCTGCGATATCGAATGAGATGAAGAACGGGCTCGTGAACGCCGGTTTCATGTCGAAAAGATCCCCGTAGAAGCGTGCGGACGCGGCGGCGTCGCGTACGTAGATGAGGAAGAGATTCGGTGCGCCCATGTCGGGCCTCCTTCTTTCGAATTGGTGTCGTACCTGCGTCCGTCTCTCGGACACTGCCGACTTTGCTTCCAATACATGACAAAACCTGTCGTGTTTTTTGGAATACTTTCCCCATGAAGTCCTCGCGGCTACTTTCCCTGCTCTTGCTGCTCCAGGTGCGCCCGCACATGACCACCGGCGAGATCGCAGCGCGCCTCGAGGTCTCCACCCGCACCGTGCTGCGCGACGTCGAGGCGCTGTCGGCGGCAGGCGTGCCCGTGTTCACCCAGCAGGGCAGGAACGGCGGCGTCATCCTCCTGCGTTCGGCCCGTCTCAACCTCTCCCACCTCGACCCCGCCGAACTCGACGCCCTCGGTGTCGCGGGGCTCGACGAGACCCAGCGCGCCCGGATCGGCCTCGCCGCAGCGTTCGGCCGCGCGACCTCGAAGGTCGACGCCCGTCGCGCCACTGGTCCGGGCCCGGATCGTTCGCTGGCCGCGGTCGTCCTCGTCGACAACGCCCCGTGGTTCGCGCCGGACTCCGAGACAAAAGTAGAGCCAGAGTCCGTCGACGTGGCGGCGCTGGCCGTGGACCTCCTCGCCGGTCGTCGCCTCGCAATCACCTACCGCAGCAGCGGCCAGTCCCGCGCGCGCCGCCGGACCGTGGACCCCTGCGGTCTCGTCGCGAAGGCGGGGCAGTGGTACCTCGTCGCCGATAGCGGCGGCGAACCGCGCCTATTCAACCTGCGCCGAATGCTGCGCTACTCGGTCGGCGACGCGCCTGCGCGCCGCCGCGCGGGCGCGACCCTGGCCTCCGAATGGGACGCGCTGCGCAGGCGAACGGAGGCCTCGGGCGACGTGGTCGTCACCGCGCGGGTGCGCACCTCCCGCATCGACATGGCGACCCGCATCCTCGGCGGCCGCCTGGACTTCGTCGGCGTCCCCGACTCCGCCGGGCCCGGCTGGTCCCTCGTCACCGTGCGTTATCGCGAGTATGACGCCGTACGCCACCTTCTCCAGTTCGGCGAGAACATCGAGGTCCTTGAACCGGCGCCCGCCCGCGAGGTCATGGAGGCCGTGGCCCGCGATCTCGCCGAGCGCCACGGCGCCTCGCCGCCTGCATGATATTCGATACGCAAGCCGTTCGAATCCATTCGAATAGGGGTTGGCTACAAAGGCTGTAACGGCGTTACCAGCGGCTTTATTGCGCCTTGAACTGCGCTATTGAAAAATGTCCGAGCCGTAGTGTTCACTACTTCCTGTAGCGAAAATATTTTCGATTATTTCGCAGATGTTCGCCTATGTCGCGCTATGGGGAGGTGGAGCCTCAAATGGTCAGCACGGCCACTGTGGACCGCATGTCCGTGGAATCCGGCAGCGCGGAAGACACTCCCGACAGGGACGATTCCGGCGCCGGTAACCCGCGTGCACTCACCGTTGCGGAGCTACGCAAGAAGGTGGCGGCGGTCTCCGGCGGCTCCGGGGCGGCCACGTCGCGGATGCCGTCCCGCGGCGCTGTCGCCGCGACCGTGTCGCAGTTCCCGGCGGACGCCGGCATAGGTGCAGGCGCCGACTCTGCCGCCGTGCAGAATCCCACCGCGCCCGCGTTGCCGGCGTCCGCTCCCGCGGAGGGCGCGGGAACGTTCGATCGCGGCGTACCCGCCGACGTGGTCCCGCTGCCCAGGGATCTGCGTTCGGTCGTGCCGTCCGGCGCCGTCGCCCCGGGGCAGGTCGTCGCGCTGGCCGGAGGTCACTCGTTGGTCGTGGCGCTCGTCGCCGCAGCGACGGCGGCGGGGAAGCGCTGCGCGATCGTCGGCTACCCCGCGCTCGGCCTCGCCGCAGTGGCCGCGGAGGGAGGGGACCTCTCCCAGGTGGCTCTCGTCCCCTCCGCCGGTGCCGACCCCGGGGTGGTGACCTCCGTGCTGCTCGATGGGATGGACATGGTGGTCCTGGACCCGGCCTGCGGACGTATTCCGCCCGCGCGGGCACGGGTTCTCGCCGGGCGTGCCCGCTCGGCTGGCACGGTCCTGGTCGCCGGGGCCAGGGACTGGCCGGGGGCGGAGCTGCACCTGGAGGCCACCCCTTCCCGTTGCGCGGGGCTCGACCGCGGATACGGGCGCATCTTCTCTGCCTGCGCCCCGGTTCTCGCGCGGGGAAAATTGCTCGGAGGCGCCGGCGCACGCGGCGAGCTCACGCTGCACGGGTGCCCCTCGCGCAGCGTGGCGGGCTCGGCCGAATCGGCGGCGCCCATGCGCGGCCTCCCGCTGCGCGACGGAGTGGACGTCGCCGCGCCCGCCGCCGAGAGGAGGGTGGGGTGAGCGCTGTGGGCCGGCACCACGAGAACATCCGCGTGGTCGCGGTGTGGTGTCCGGACTGGCCTGCCATCGCGGCGGCGCGCGCCGAGTCCATCGGAGTGGAGCAGCCGCTGGCGGTGCTGCGTGGCGGCGCCGTCATGGCGTGCAATGCCCCGGCCCGCGCCGCGGGGGTCAGGCGGGGCGTGCGGCGTAGGGACGCGCAGTTTCGTTGCCCCGAACTCATCGTCCGTGAGGTCGATCCAGGCCGGGACACCGCGGAATTCGAACCGGTCGCCCGTGCGCTGGACGGCGTCGTCGCGGGCACGGAACTCCTGCGCCCCGGGCTCGTCGTCCTGTCCGCGCCGGGGGCGCTGCGCTACTACGGCGGCGTCGACGAACTCGTCGAGGTGCTGGTTGCCGCGGTGGCGGAGGTCGACGTGGAGTGCCTGGTCGGTATCGCCGACGAGATGCCCACGGCGATCCTGGCCGCACGCGAGGGCGCCTGCCTGGAGCCCGGGGCGGATGCGGGTTACCTGGCCCCTTTGCCGCTTGGCCTGCTCGCCGCCGAGCAGGCACTCCTCGCGGGACCCGAGCTCGATGAGCTGCTCGACCTGCTGCGCCGGCTCGGCGTACGCACCCTGGGCGCATTCGCCGAGATCGCTCCGCGCGACGTCGCCACCCGCTTCGGCTCTTTCGGTACCGCCGCCCATCGGATCTGCCGCGGCGAGCGCTGGCGGCTGCCTTCGGTCACGTCTCCGCCGCCGGGGCTGGAGGTCACCGAAACGTGCGATCCTCCGCTCGAGCGCATCGACCAGGCAGCCTTCGTCGGGCGGCGTCTCGCCGTACGGATGCACGACCAGCTCGCCGCGGCGGGAGTCGCGTGCATCCGACTCGCCGTGGTCGCCCGCCTCGAGGACGGGCGAGAGGTTCGCCGAGTATGGCGCTGCGCGGAGCCGCTCTCGGCAGAGGCGACGGCGGACCGCGTGCGCTGGCAGCTCGACGGATGGATCACCGGCGCCGGAAGTGGGGCCGCCCGCGATGACGACGGCGTGGAGCAGCGCTCCGAGGCGGCGATCGTCTCCCTCGTGCTCGAACCTTTGGAGGTCGTCGCCGCGGGAAAACTACAGGAAGGGCTGTGGGGCTCGGCCGGTCTCGCCGGCGCGAGAGCGCGCCGCGCGCTCCAGCGTGTCCAGGGCCTGCTGGGCACGGAATCGGTTCGGGTGGCCGCTGCGGCAGGCGGCCGCGAACCGGCCCGCCAGGTGGAGACGGTCCCCTACGGGGAGGACTTCGCTCCCGTGAGGGTCGACATCACCTGGCCCGGCCAGATCACGGGCCCGGCGCCCTCGGTGGTGTCTCCGCCGAAGTCCTACAGGTTCCTCGTCGCGGAGGGCGGCGAACGGCGGCTCGTCCCGTTGGGCGAGGGGGTCGAACTTCTCGACCGGCAGGATCGCGCGATCGTCGCGGGGGAGCGGGGGCTTCTCACAGGGGAACCCGTGCGCGTCCGCCTGGGAACGCTGGGGCTCGGGATCCGGGGCTGGTCGGCGCCCTGGCCGGACGACGGCGGCTGGTGGCACGGCGGGGAACTACGCGTGCGAATGCAGATAGCCCCGGTCGGCGCGGCAGCGTTATTGCTGTCCGCGGCCGCCGGGGCTTCGATGTGGAGCGTGGAAGGGGTCTACGAGTGAGGGGCCTAGCGATCTATGTCTACGACCAGCCGGGGCGGGTTCTCCAGGGTGAACGCCGTGTAGCTGCGCTGGGAATCCAGGCCGATCACCGTCTGGCCCTGGCCTTCGAACTGGCCGGCGAAGTACACGCCCCGGACGCCGGAGTCGCCCTGCGGGGTGACCAATCCCTTCTCCACCTCATCGACACCCTCGACCATCGTGGGAATGATCTGGCCGGTGAGCATCACCTGCAGGTAGTTCGATCCCGGCATCTCGATGGCGTCGCCGCTGCCCTGCTGGGCGGGCGCAGAGACGTAAGAAATGGCGTAGCCAGGAGCGCCCTCTCCGGTGAACTCGTAGACCACGCGGTCCTTGCCGTCGTGCTCGCCCATACGGATCTCGGTGAGAACCAGTGCGGAATTCGGGGCGGCGTCCGCGCGGGAATCGGCGGAAGAGGACTGTCCCGAACTCGAGTTCTGGCTGGTCTGTGCCGCGCCCGAGCTGTCGCTCTCGTCTTCCTTGAGGCCCTGCGCGAGCCCCATCTGATCAGTAGGGGCGGATGTGGTGACCGACGTCGAGCTGCCCGAGGTGCCGCTCACGTTCAGCGCTTCCTCGGAGGACTCGTCGGTGCCACACGCCGACAGTGCGAGCGCGACACACGCGGTGCCCGCCAACAGCGACACGTACTGACTCTTAAATTTCATAGTTCAACCATAATCACTCGGTATAACAAAAAGCTCACAAGATCATTTCAGTACCATCGATTAATTGCGTTCACATTCGCAACTCAGGCGTTTACACCCTATCGAAGGGGAAACGTGCGTCTGCACCGGGCTCAGGACACGATAAGGACGTGCATTCACAGCCTGGAGAACACCACATCCCGCCCCGCCCGTTCGGAGCGCGCTGCTCGGAACAGTCCGCCGACGAACCGCTCGCGGGCACGGCCTCTCATCAGCGCAGATGGGTCCTTCTCGAGCATCCCGGCGCGTGGAGCAGGGACATTCTGGACGGCAACGTCTTCGGTGCCGAACTCACCGCCGCGCTGCAGGAGCACCTCGATCGGGCGAACGCTCGTCTGCTACTCATCAGGCATCCCGGCCGAGCGGGACAACACGATGGCGCCAGGCGCGCGTACCTCGTCGACACCGCCCCGGGACAACGCGACATGCTCACGCTCGAGGTGTCAGGACCTGCGGACCTGCTCGCCATCGATCTGCACGACGGCACTCCGGTCGGCGGCGGGGAACCAGGCGCCACGCTCCGCCGGGTCGACGGTCCGCTGGCGCTCATCTGCACGCACGGCAAACGCGATCAATGCTGCGCAGTGCGCGGACGCCCTGTCGCGGACGCTCTCGAAAGACGCCTCGGAGCCGAGCTCGCGGACATCGACCCGGCCGCAGGGGTGTGGGAGTGCTCGCACACCGGAGGGCACCGTTTCGCCCCGGTACTCATCACCATGCCCGGCGGGCTCACCTACGGCTCCGACGACGTCGACAGTTACGTCGCCGCGGTCAGGGCGGCACGAGAAGGGCGCATCTCGCTCACCGGTCTGCGCGGCCAGAGCGCGTTATCGCCGGTCGAGCAGGTCGCCGATATCGCCGTACGTAGCGCGACCGGCGACGTCGATCTCGATGCGCTGTTCGTCGTCGGGAGCACCGACCCTGCTGATCCCGAGCGCGCCCGCGCCGATGTGCGGCATTCCGACGGCAGACACTGGCATGTCGAAATGCAGCGACGGGCGCTGCCCGAACGGCCCGCGAGCTGCGGCGCCGCACCGAAGAAGGCCGGAACGTGGGACGTGCTGTTCGTCGAGGAACCCAACCCGCGCGTCGGCTGACCGACCCCGGCAGTCGGCCGAAGCCCGGGGGCTGCGGTAATGGGCTGGTTCCACGGCCCGGCCGAATGGTCCGAGGTCGAGCGCATCCTGTCCGGGCGAAGCGCTCCGAAACGGCCGGAGCCCACCGAATCGGGGAAGCGGGTCAAGCGGACCGGAACGTTTCTCCCGCCGGTTCGCCACACTCCCGACGAAGCACCGCCGAACAGTACCTACGCCGAACTCCATGCCCACAGCGCGTACAGCTTCCTCGACGGGGCCTCTTCGCCGGAGGCGATGGTGGCCGCGGCCGTCGACCTCGGGCTCAGCCACATCGCGCT
It encodes the following:
- a CDS encoding sucrase ferredoxin translates to MHSQPGEHHIPPRPFGARCSEQSADEPLAGTASHQRRWVLLEHPGAWSRDILDGNVFGAELTAALQEHLDRANARLLLIRHPGRAGQHDGARRAYLVDTAPGQRDMLTLEVSGPADLLAIDLHDGTPVGGGEPGATLRRVDGPLALICTHGKRDQCCAVRGRPVADALERRLGAELADIDPAAGVWECSHTGGHRFAPVLITMPGGLTYGSDDVDSYVAAVRAAREGRISLTGLRGQSALSPVEQVADIAVRSATGDVDLDALFVVGSTDPADPERARADVRHSDGRHWHVEMQRRALPERPASCGAAPKKAGTWDVLFVEEPNPRVG
- a CDS encoding AMIN-like domain-containing (lipo)protein, producing MKFKSQYVSLLAGTACVALALSACGTDESSEEALNVSGTSGSSTSVTTSAPTDQMGLAQGLKEDESDSSGAAQTSQNSSSGQSSSADSRADAAPNSALVLTEIRMGEHDGKDRVVYEFTGEGAPGYAISYVSAPAQQGSGDAIEMPGSNYLQVMLTGQIIPTMVEGVDEVEKGLVTPQGDSGVRGVYFAGQFEGQGQTVIGLDSQRSYTAFTLENPPRLVVDIDR